In Neoarius graeffei isolate fNeoGra1 chromosome 9, fNeoGra1.pri, whole genome shotgun sequence, one genomic interval encodes:
- the LOC132891125 gene encoding C-X-C chemokine receptor type 1, with protein MIEPNNSRLQIDFSEFYDLEFNSTYVLNSTFIVDETTIACPTLSMPSVSINIAMCILFVHIFLLAIPGNIIVGLVILSNLRFLSPSDIYLFHLVIADMLMALTLPFFSTSIILGWIFGDTMCKLVNLVKDANFYTSILFLVCISVDRYMVIVRAMEARKVQRILCTWAVCITVWVLGILLSLPALYNDVHYPEGQDLQICAENFEKDTAVEWRLATRVMKHVLGFLVPLCVMLTCYGVTVARLLHTRGFQRHRAMKVIAAVMVAFLLCWTPFNLATMVDTLLRAKLIEDSCTTKNGVTMAMFITQSLALLHCCINPVLYAFVGEKFRTRFFHMIQKTQPKGRGMLSRSTRSTSQTSEGVSHFL; from the coding sequence AGCCAAACAATTCACGTCTTCAGATTGACTTTTCTGAGTTTTATGACCTGGAATTCAACTCTACGTACGTCCTGAACTCCACCTTCATTGTTGATGAGACGACCATAGCATGCCCGACTTTGAGCATGCCATCAGTCTCCATCAACATTGCCATGTGCATTTTATTTGTGCACATCTTCCTCCTTGCAATCCCTGGCAATATAATTGTTGGGTTAGTGATCCTCTCAAACCTGCGGTTTCTTTCTCCATCTGACATCTACCTGTTCCACCTGGTGATCGCCGACATGCTGATGGCCCTCACCCTCCCTTTCTTCTCCACCTCTATCATTCTTGGATGGATCTTCGGTGACACCATGTGCAAGCTGGTCAACTTAGTTAAAGATGCAAACTTCTACACCAGCATCCTCTTTTTGGTTTGCATTAGTGTAGATCGCTACATGGTCATCGTGCGAGCTATGGAGGCCCGGAAGGTCCAAAGGATCTTGTGTACCTGGGCTGTTTGCATAACTGTCTGGGTTTTGGGTATCCTACTTTCACTCCCTGCCTTGTACAATGACGTCCATTACCCCGAAGGCCAAGACTTGCAAATTTGCGCTGAAAATTTTGAAAAAGACACCGCAGTTGAATGGAGGCTAGCAACTCGTGTAATGAAGCACGTTCTGGGTTTCCTGGTACCTCTGTGTGTCATGCTGACATGCTATGGTGTGACTGTGGCCAGACTGCTGCATACAAGAGGTTTTCAGCGCCACAGAGCCATGAAAGTGATCGCAGCTGTGATGGTGGCATTCTTATTGTGCTGGACTCCTTTCAACTTGGCCACCATGGTCGATACGCTTCTGAGAGCTAAGCTGATAGAAGATAGCTGCACAACTAAAAATGGCGTAACCATGGCCATGTTTATCACACAAAGCCTGGCACTGCTGCACTGCTGTATCAACCCAGTGCTGTATGCTTTTGTGGGAGAGAAGTTCAGGACGAGGTTCTTCCA